One window from the genome of Pseudonocardia hierapolitana encodes:
- a CDS encoding helix-turn-helix domain-containing protein, whose amino-acid sequence MADLKKGARITGTQRDKLATDLKKKYEKGASIRALAEQTGRSYGFVHRVLSETGVTLRGRGGATRTKKK is encoded by the coding sequence ATGGCCGACCTGAAGAAGGGTGCTCGTATCACCGGCACCCAGCGCGACAAGCTCGCCACCGACCTGAAGAAGAAGTACGAGAAGGGCGCCAGCATCCGCGCGCTCGCCGAGCAGACCGGTCGGTCGTACGGATTCGTGCACCGCGTCCTGTCCGAGACCGGCGTCACGCTGCGCGGCCGCGGCGGGGCCACTCGTACCAAGAAGAAGTAG
- a CDS encoding enoyl-CoA hydratase/isomerase family protein, whose amino-acid sequence MTTAAIDPELLRRGGLTFDVDGPRATITLARPEVLNAQTPHTWEALRAIGESVPAEVRVVVVRGTGRAFSAGLDKRYFAADEVDGAPGLTGIAALPDEEADTTIAAAQAGFSWLRDPTRLTIAAVQGHAIGAGFQLALACDLRVVADDVQFCMAETSRGIVPDLGGTYPLVHAVGYSRAVEICLSGRRVGADEAVAIGLALRAVPVAELDAAVDADVAALLAAPPKAAAETLGLLAGVAEGADPAQALAAERAAQLRRLRSLAAGEG is encoded by the coding sequence ATGACAACGGCGGCGATCGACCCGGAGCTTCTTCGACGCGGTGGGCTGACGTTCGACGTCGACGGTCCGCGGGCGACGATCACGCTCGCGCGTCCGGAGGTGCTCAACGCGCAGACCCCGCACACGTGGGAGGCGCTCCGGGCGATCGGGGAGTCGGTGCCCGCCGAGGTCCGCGTCGTGGTGGTGCGCGGCACCGGCCGCGCGTTCTCCGCCGGTCTCGACAAGCGGTACTTCGCCGCCGACGAGGTGGACGGCGCCCCGGGCCTCACCGGCATCGCCGCGTTGCCCGACGAGGAGGCCGACACCACGATCGCCGCCGCCCAGGCCGGCTTCTCGTGGCTGCGCGACCCCACGCGCCTCACCATTGCCGCTGTGCAGGGCCACGCCATCGGAGCGGGTTTCCAGCTCGCGCTCGCCTGTGACCTGCGTGTCGTCGCCGACGACGTGCAGTTCTGCATGGCCGAGACCAGCCGGGGCATCGTCCCCGACCTCGGCGGCACCTACCCGCTCGTCCACGCCGTGGGCTACTCCCGCGCCGTCGAGATCTGCCTCTCCGGACGGCGGGTCGGCGCCGACGAGGCGGTCGCCATCGGCCTCGCGCTGCGCGCCGTGCCCGTGGCGGAGCTCGACGCCGCCGTCGACGCGGACGTCGCGGCCCTGCTCGCCGCACCGCCGAAGGCCGCTGCCGAGACCCTCGGCCTGCTCGCAGGCGTCGCCGAGGGCGCCGACCCGGCGCAGGCCCTCGCCGCCGAGCGCGCGGCCCAGCTGCGGCGACTCCGCTCGCTGGCGGCGGGCGAGGGCTGA
- a CDS encoding amidase, with translation MPLDPPDRAALDAAAQRRGLGLSESDIESFGPFVHGLLSSWNVVEELYGETAPSAPERAWQRPQDADNPYGAWYVTTDITEGGQGPLAGRTVAVKDNTAVAGVPMMNGSPYLEGYVPLRDAAVVSRLLAAGATIAGKAVCEDLCFSGGSHTSRPAPVRNPWDERRSAGGSSSGSAALVAGGVVDLATGGDQGGSVRIPAAYSGIVGHKPTYGLVPYTGAFPIEQTIDHVGPMTRTVADAALMLSVMAGPDGLDPRQPRDLVPDDYVGALDRGAEGMRIGVVTEGFGHPNSEPEVDDAVRAGVDVLRGAGLTAEEVSIPWHAHGARIWDVIATEGAMNQMVDGNGYGMNRDGLYDPEVIEHYGRGWRADGSRFSETVKLVLLAGGYTVDRHHGRYYAMARNLVPRLRAAYDAALARYDVLVMPTLPLRATALPAPDAPREEVIPRALEMIANTCVTDVTGHPACSVPAGLAGGLPAGMMIIGRHFADADVLRVAQAFEQAVGGFPAPHAATART, from the coding sequence ATGCCCCTCGACCCGCCCGACCGCGCCGCCCTCGACGCCGCCGCCCAGCGCCGCGGCCTTGGCCTCTCCGAGTCCGACATCGAATCGTTCGGCCCGTTCGTCCACGGGCTGCTCTCCTCCTGGAACGTCGTGGAGGAGCTCTACGGCGAAACCGCCCCCTCGGCCCCCGAGCGCGCGTGGCAGCGGCCGCAGGACGCGGACAACCCGTACGGCGCCTGGTACGTCACCACCGACATCACCGAGGGCGGGCAGGGCCCGCTCGCCGGGCGCACCGTCGCCGTCAAGGACAACACCGCCGTCGCCGGCGTGCCGATGATGAACGGCTCGCCCTACCTGGAGGGCTACGTCCCGCTGCGCGACGCCGCCGTCGTCAGCCGCCTGCTCGCCGCGGGCGCGACGATCGCCGGCAAGGCCGTCTGCGAGGACCTCTGCTTCTCCGGCGGCTCGCACACCTCCCGCCCGGCGCCCGTGCGCAACCCGTGGGACGAGCGCCGCTCCGCGGGCGGGTCGTCCTCCGGGAGCGCCGCGCTGGTCGCAGGGGGCGTCGTGGACCTCGCCACGGGCGGCGACCAGGGCGGCTCGGTACGCATCCCGGCGGCGTACAGCGGCATCGTCGGCCACAAGCCCACCTACGGCCTCGTCCCCTACACCGGGGCGTTCCCGATCGAGCAGACCATCGACCACGTCGGCCCCATGACCCGCACGGTGGCCGATGCAGCGCTCATGCTGTCGGTCATGGCCGGCCCGGACGGGCTCGACCCGCGCCAGCCGCGCGACCTCGTGCCCGACGACTACGTCGGTGCGCTCGACCGGGGCGCGGAGGGCATGCGGATCGGCGTGGTCACCGAGGGCTTCGGCCACCCCAACTCCGAACCGGAGGTGGACGACGCGGTGCGTGCGGGCGTCGACGTCCTGCGCGGCGCCGGCCTCACCGCGGAGGAGGTCTCGATCCCCTGGCACGCCCACGGGGCGCGCATCTGGGACGTCATCGCCACCGAGGGCGCGATGAACCAGATGGTCGACGGCAACGGCTACGGCATGAACCGGGACGGCCTCTACGACCCGGAGGTGATCGAGCACTACGGCCGCGGCTGGCGGGCCGACGGCAGCCGGTTCTCCGAGACCGTCAAGCTCGTGCTGCTGGCAGGCGGGTACACCGTCGACCGCCACCACGGCCGGTACTACGCCATGGCCCGCAACCTCGTGCCGCGGCTGCGCGCCGCCTACGACGCGGCCCTCGCCCGCTACGACGTGCTCGTCATGCCGACGCTTCCGCTGCGCGCCACCGCACTGCCCGCGCCCGACGCCCCGCGCGAGGAGGTCATCCCGCGGGCCCTCGAAATGATCGCCAACACCTGCGTCACCGACGTGACGGGCCACCCGGCGTGCTCCGTGCCCGCCGGTCTCGCAGGCGGCCTCCCGGCCGGGATGATGATCATCGGAAGGCACTTCGCGGACGCCGATGTACTCCGCGTGGCACAGGCGTTCGAGCAGGCGGTCGGCGGCTTCCCGGCGCCGCACGCCGCAACGGCCCGCACCTGA
- a CDS encoding ABC transporter ATP-binding protein, whose product MDRPMGMLRGVVRGADAPKSIKKGTIPRIWAFARPYRRWLLAYLVLTVVSATVGVLTPVLAGRVVNAIVAGGEASAAAATVVGLAAGIATLAIVEAVVGLVSRWFSSRIGEGLIVELRRAVFAHVQRMPVAFFTRTRTGALVSRLNNDVVGAQSAVTSTLATVLSNSVQLALALGVMISLAWQVTLLALVLLPIFVIPARRFGRRLADLRREAADLNAGMGNQMTERFSAPGATLVKLFGRPEEEETEFGERAERVRDIGVRTAMVSRVFVTALSLVSALAQALVYGLGGWLAVTGRLEPGTVVTLALLLTRLYTPMTALANARVDVMTALVSFERVFEVLDLKPMISERPGAVALPDGPVDVRLSGVRFAYPSADQVSLASLEEVAVLDTRGGEEVLHDVDLEVGAGQLVALVGSSGAGKSTLASLVPRLYDVDAGSVQLSGIDVRDLTFASLRGAVGVVTQDGHLFHDTIRANLSYAAPGATDAEIVDALRRARLGDLLDSLPDGLDTVVGERGYRLSGGERQRLTIARLLLARPRVVILDEATAHLDSESEAAVQEALAEALDGRTAIVIAHRLSTVRAADQIAVLEQGRIVERGTHDELLALDGRYARLHRTQFALEPSGDGVDCGVPGCTVRHREGHLVG is encoded by the coding sequence ATGGATCGGCCGATGGGGATGCTGCGCGGGGTCGTACGCGGCGCGGACGCGCCGAAATCGATCAAGAAGGGCACGATCCCGCGGATCTGGGCGTTCGCGCGGCCCTACCGCCGCTGGCTGCTCGCGTACCTGGTGCTCACGGTCGTCTCGGCGACGGTGGGCGTGCTCACGCCCGTTCTCGCGGGCCGGGTGGTCAACGCGATCGTCGCCGGCGGTGAGGCGTCGGCGGCCGCCGCCACCGTCGTCGGGCTCGCGGCGGGCATCGCGACGCTCGCGATCGTCGAGGCCGTCGTCGGGCTGGTCTCACGCTGGTTCTCCTCCCGCATCGGTGAGGGTCTGATCGTGGAGCTGCGGCGGGCGGTCTTCGCGCACGTGCAGCGGATGCCGGTGGCGTTCTTCACCCGCACCCGCACCGGGGCGCTCGTCAGCAGGCTCAACAACGACGTGGTCGGCGCCCAGTCCGCGGTCACCTCGACGCTCGCGACCGTGCTGAGCAACAGCGTCCAGCTCGCGCTCGCGCTCGGCGTGATGATCTCGCTCGCGTGGCAGGTCACGCTGCTCGCGCTGGTGCTGCTGCCGATCTTCGTGATCCCCGCACGCCGCTTCGGGCGCCGCCTCGCCGACCTGCGCCGCGAGGCGGCCGACCTCAACGCCGGCATGGGCAACCAGATGACCGAGCGGTTCTCCGCGCCCGGCGCCACGCTGGTGAAGCTGTTCGGGCGGCCCGAGGAGGAGGAAACCGAGTTCGGCGAGCGCGCCGAGCGCGTCCGCGACATCGGCGTGCGCACCGCGATGGTCTCGCGCGTCTTCGTCACGGCGCTGTCGCTGGTGTCCGCGCTGGCGCAGGCGCTGGTCTACGGGCTCGGCGGCTGGCTCGCCGTCACCGGCCGGCTCGAACCGGGCACCGTCGTCACGCTCGCGCTGCTGCTCACCCGCCTCTACACGCCGATGACCGCGCTCGCGAACGCCCGCGTGGACGTGATGACCGCGCTGGTGTCGTTCGAGCGCGTCTTCGAGGTCCTCGACCTGAAGCCCATGATCAGCGAGCGGCCGGGCGCGGTCGCGCTGCCGGACGGCCCCGTCGACGTGCGGCTGTCCGGGGTGCGCTTCGCCTACCCCAGCGCCGACCAGGTCTCGCTCGCTTCCCTGGAGGAGGTCGCCGTGCTCGACACCCGCGGCGGCGAGGAGGTGCTGCACGACGTCGACCTCGAGGTGGGCGCAGGGCAGCTGGTGGCGCTCGTCGGCTCGTCGGGCGCCGGGAAGTCGACGCTCGCGTCGCTCGTCCCGCGGCTCTACGACGTGGATGCGGGCTCCGTGCAGCTCTCCGGCATCGACGTGCGGGACCTGACGTTCGCGTCGCTGCGCGGCGCGGTCGGCGTCGTCACGCAGGACGGGCACCTGTTCCACGACACGATCCGCGCCAACCTGAGCTACGCCGCGCCCGGCGCGACCGACGCCGAGATCGTCGACGCGCTGCGCCGCGCCCGGCTCGGTGACCTCCTCGACTCGCTGCCCGACGGGCTCGACACTGTGGTGGGGGAGCGCGGCTACCGGCTCTCCGGCGGCGAGCGCCAGCGCCTGACCATCGCCCGCCTGCTGCTCGCCCGGCCCCGCGTGGTGATCCTCGACGAGGCCACCGCCCACCTCGACTCCGAGTCCGAGGCGGCGGTCCAGGAGGCACTGGCCGAGGCCCTCGACGGGCGCACCGCGATCGTCATCGCGCACCGGCTGTCCACCGTCCGCGCCGCCGACCAGATCGCCGTGCTGGAGCAGGGCCGGATCGTCGAGCGCGGCACCCACGACGAGCTGCTGGCACTCGACGGGCGCTACGCCCGGCTGCACCGCACGCAGTTCGCCCTGGAGCCCTCCGGTGACGGCGTCGACTGCGGGGTCCCGGGCTGCACCGTCCGGCACCGGGAGGGGCACCTGGTCGGCTGA
- the uraD gene encoding 2-oxo-4-hydroxy-4-carboxy-5-ureidoimidazoline decarboxylase, with product MPRRLPRRPHPVDEVLPAGKLAVYGFQHVLAFYAGAVIVPILLAGAIGLSDRDLIHLINADLFTCGIASIIQAAGFWKIGVRLPLLQGVTFTAVSPMIAIGLAAGGGTDGLLVIYGSVIVAGLATFLIAPFFGRMIRFFPPVVTGSVILIIGLALLPVAALDAVGGGSDPQPGNPRHLAYALGTLAVIVAIQRLFRGFMATVAVLIGLVLGTFVAWLLGDARFDAVGESAWVGVTTPFHFGWPQFSFAAIVSMIVVMLITAVETTGDVFATGEIVDKRVGREDVTRALRADGLATTIGGVLNSFPYTCFAENVGLVRLTQVKSRWVVVAAGAFMIVLGLLPKAGAVVAAVPHPVLGGAALAMFATVAVVGIQTLSRVDFHDHRNVVIVGSSVGLAMLVTAQPDVAGAVPAWAQIVFGSGITLGSLTAIGLNLAFHHTRRREPEAAGTVRLEEVNRMSREEFVATFGRLFQGSPELVGRAYDRRPFADPTNLRSAFQEALFSAPHAEQRALMATYPDLGADRVADGEEGEESARDQGSAGLTRLADEDREEFAALAAAYRERFGFPLIVCVRDSGSRERVLAEGRQRLANSPAQEHAAALIEIAKVAGHRFADLVAGAPGVGTRAKVFGR from the coding sequence ATGCCGCGACGCCTGCCACGCCGTCCCCATCCCGTCGACGAGGTGCTGCCCGCCGGCAAGCTCGCCGTGTACGGGTTCCAGCACGTGCTCGCGTTCTACGCGGGCGCGGTGATCGTGCCGATCCTGCTCGCCGGCGCGATCGGCCTGTCCGACCGCGACCTCATCCACCTGATCAACGCCGACCTGTTCACGTGCGGGATCGCCTCGATCATCCAGGCCGCCGGGTTCTGGAAGATCGGTGTGCGGCTGCCGCTGCTGCAGGGCGTCACGTTCACCGCCGTGTCGCCCATGATCGCGATCGGGCTCGCGGCAGGCGGCGGAACCGACGGGCTGCTCGTGATCTACGGCTCGGTGATCGTCGCCGGGCTCGCCACGTTCCTGATCGCGCCGTTCTTCGGCCGGATGATCCGGTTCTTCCCGCCGGTCGTCACCGGGTCGGTCATCCTGATCATCGGGCTCGCGCTGCTGCCGGTGGCCGCGCTGGACGCCGTCGGCGGCGGCTCCGACCCGCAGCCCGGCAATCCCCGCCACCTCGCCTACGCGCTCGGCACGCTCGCCGTGATCGTGGCGATCCAACGGCTCTTCCGCGGGTTCATGGCCACGGTCGCCGTGCTGATCGGGCTCGTGCTCGGCACGTTCGTGGCCTGGCTCCTGGGTGATGCGCGCTTCGACGCCGTGGGCGAGTCGGCCTGGGTCGGTGTTACCACCCCGTTCCATTTCGGGTGGCCGCAGTTCAGCTTCGCGGCGATCGTGTCCATGATCGTGGTCATGCTCATCACCGCGGTGGAGACCACCGGGGACGTCTTCGCCACCGGCGAGATCGTCGACAAGCGGGTCGGGCGGGAGGACGTCACCCGCGCGCTGCGCGCCGACGGCCTCGCCACGACGATCGGCGGCGTCCTCAACTCCTTCCCCTACACCTGCTTCGCCGAGAACGTCGGCCTCGTGCGGCTCACCCAGGTCAAGAGCCGCTGGGTGGTGGTCGCCGCCGGCGCGTTCATGATCGTGCTCGGGTTGCTGCCGAAGGCCGGTGCCGTCGTCGCCGCCGTCCCGCACCCGGTGCTGGGCGGCGCGGCGCTGGCGATGTTCGCGACCGTGGCGGTGGTGGGCATCCAGACGCTCTCCCGCGTCGACTTCCACGACCACCGCAACGTCGTGATCGTCGGCTCCAGCGTCGGCCTCGCGATGCTCGTCACCGCGCAGCCGGATGTGGCGGGCGCGGTGCCGGCGTGGGCGCAGATCGTGTTCGGCTCCGGCATCACGCTCGGCAGCCTCACCGCGATCGGGCTCAACCTGGCCTTCCACCACACCCGGCGCCGCGAGCCCGAGGCGGCGGGAACCGTGCGGCTGGAGGAGGTCAACCGGATGAGCCGGGAGGAGTTCGTGGCCACGTTCGGGCGGCTGTTCCAGGGCAGCCCGGAGCTGGTGGGTCGCGCGTACGACCGGCGACCGTTCGCCGACCCCACCAACCTGCGCTCGGCGTTCCAGGAGGCCCTCTTCTCGGCGCCGCACGCGGAGCAGCGCGCGCTCATGGCCACCTACCCCGACCTCGGCGCCGACCGCGTGGCCGACGGCGAGGAGGGCGAGGAGTCCGCCCGCGACCAGGGCAGCGCCGGCCTCACCCGGCTCGCCGACGAGGACCGGGAGGAGTTCGCCGCGCTGGCCGCGGCCTACCGGGAGCGGTTCGGGTTCCCGCTGATCGTCTGCGTGCGTGACTCCGGGTCCCGCGAGCGGGTGCTCGCCGAGGGCCGGCAGCGGCTGGCGAACTCGCCCGCCCAGGAACACGCCGCCGCGCTGATCGAGATCGCGAAGGTGGCGGGCCACCGCTTCGCCGACCTCGTCGCGGGCGCTCCCGGCGTCGGCACCCGCGCGAAGGTGTTCGGCCGATGA
- the uraD gene encoding 2-oxo-4-hydroxy-4-carboxy-5-ureidoimidazoline decarboxylase — protein sequence MTLDEWNALDAAAAERELRRVCAAPRWARQVVASRPHPDLASLQATAEVALSDADLDEAMAGHPRIGDRTADGASRREQSGVAGADPEVLAALAEGNRAYEERFGHVYLVCATGRSAQELLDVLRARLGNDPATERAVALAELAAINRLRIARLVGEEPA from the coding sequence ATGACACTCGACGAGTGGAACGCCCTCGACGCGGCCGCCGCCGAGCGCGAGCTGCGCCGGGTGTGCGCGGCGCCCCGCTGGGCACGGCAGGTGGTGGCGAGCAGGCCGCACCCGGACCTGGCATCGCTGCAGGCCACCGCCGAGGTCGCGCTGAGCGACGCCGACCTGGACGAGGCGATGGCCGGCCACCCCCGGATCGGCGACCGGACGGCAGACGGCGCGTCCCGGCGCGAGCAGAGCGGCGTCGCGGGCGCGGACCCCGAGGTGCTGGCCGCGCTCGCCGAAGGCAACCGGGCCTACGAGGAGCGCTTCGGACACGTCTACCTGGTCTGCGCCACCGGCCGCAGCGCGCAGGAGCTGCTCGACGTCCTGCGCGCCCGGCTCGGCAACGACCCCGCCACCGAGCGCGCCGTCGCGCTCGCCGAGCTGGCGGCGATCAACCGGCTGCGCATCGCGCGGCTGGTCGGGGAGGAGCCTGCATGA
- the uraH gene encoding hydroxyisourate hydrolase codes for MSTHVLDASRGTPATGVTVRLATTDGHELASAVTDADGRVRELAAELPAGDYRLTFATGEYFAANGQKGFYPEVVVTFTVTDAGQHHHVPLLLSPYAYSTYRGS; via the coding sequence CTGTCCACGCACGTCCTCGACGCGTCCCGCGGAACACCGGCCACCGGCGTCACCGTCCGGCTCGCGACGACGGACGGCCACGAGCTCGCCTCCGCCGTCACCGACGCCGACGGGCGCGTCCGGGAGCTCGCCGCCGAGCTCCCGGCGGGCGACTACCGCCTCACGTTCGCCACCGGGGAGTACTTCGCGGCGAACGGACAGAAGGGGTTCTACCCCGAGGTGGTCGTCACCTTCACCGTCACCGATGCGGGGCAGCACCACCACGTGCCGCTGCTGCTGTCCCCCTACGCCTACTCGACCTATCGCGGGAGCTGA
- the pucL gene encoding factor-independent urate hydroxylase, protein MSNNRAIVLGANQYGKAENRLVRIYRENARHEIRDVTVSTALRGDFADAHLHGDQSKVLPTDTQKNTAYAFAKEHGLRAIEEFALTLARHFVDDVEPVRGARIAVDEFAWERVPVGGEGHDHTWVRRGPEVRSTVVDVSDGGTEVVSGLRDLVLLKSTGSEFHGFLKDRYTTLPETDDRIMATALVAQWRYSGVEVDWDKTWADARRILLEKFATVHSLALQQTLWEMGRGVLEAHPEIAEITLQAPNKHHFTVDLSPFGLENPNEVFYAADRPYGLIEATVTRG, encoded by the coding sequence ATGTCGAACAACAGGGCAATCGTCCTGGGCGCCAACCAGTACGGGAAGGCGGAGAACCGCCTCGTCCGGATCTACCGGGAGAACGCGCGGCACGAGATCCGCGACGTCACCGTGTCCACCGCGCTGCGCGGCGACTTCGCCGACGCGCACCTGCACGGCGACCAGTCCAAGGTGCTGCCCACCGACACGCAGAAGAACACCGCCTACGCGTTCGCGAAGGAGCACGGGCTGCGCGCCATCGAGGAGTTCGCGCTCACCCTGGCCCGGCACTTCGTCGACGACGTCGAGCCGGTGCGCGGCGCCCGGATCGCGGTCGACGAGTTCGCGTGGGAGCGCGTGCCCGTCGGCGGCGAGGGCCACGACCACACGTGGGTGCGCCGCGGCCCCGAGGTGCGCAGCACCGTCGTCGACGTCTCGGACGGGGGCACCGAGGTCGTCTCGGGCCTGCGCGACCTGGTGCTGCTCAAGTCGACCGGCTCGGAGTTCCACGGCTTCCTGAAGGACCGGTACACGACGCTGCCCGAGACCGACGACCGGATCATGGCGACGGCACTCGTCGCGCAGTGGCGCTACTCGGGCGTTGAGGTGGACTGGGACAAGACGTGGGCCGACGCCAGGCGGATCCTCCTGGAGAAGTTCGCCACCGTGCACTCGCTCGCGCTGCAGCAGACGCTGTGGGAGATGGGCCGCGGAGTGCTCGAGGCGCACCCGGAGATCGCCGAGATCACCCTGCAGGCGCCCAACAAGCACCACTTCACCGTGGACCTGTCGCCGTTCGGCCTGGAGAACCCCAACGAGGTGTTCTACGCGGCCGACCGCCCGTACGGGCTGATCGAGGCGACGGTCACGCGAGGGTGA
- a CDS encoding alpha/beta hydrolase, whose protein sequence is MGRRDIEFDAEGVILRGWFYRADGVSGRAPTVVLAHGFSAVKEMYLDSFAEVFAAAGLNALVFDNRNFGDSDGEPRQEIDPWQQVRDYRHAITYAGTLDEVDPERIGVWGSSYSGGHALVLGAIDRRVKAVVTQVPLVSGSANIGELVRADFRAGFRAQFDADRAARFAGDPPAMVPVVAENPLAPSALPTADSWTWFTETGKTRAPAWRNEVTLRTVEMLGEYEPESYIGRISPTPLLMLVARDDHLTPARLAIDAYERAREPKKLVILPGGHFDAYVAGFDRASGPARDWFVEHLGAGA, encoded by the coding sequence ATGGGACGACGTGACATCGAGTTCGACGCCGAGGGCGTCATCCTGCGCGGGTGGTTCTACCGCGCCGACGGGGTGTCGGGTCGCGCCCCGACCGTCGTGCTCGCGCACGGGTTCTCCGCGGTGAAGGAGATGTACCTCGACTCCTTCGCCGAGGTCTTCGCCGCCGCCGGGCTGAACGCGCTCGTGTTCGACAACCGGAACTTCGGGGACAGCGACGGTGAGCCGCGCCAGGAGATCGACCCGTGGCAACAGGTGCGGGACTACCGCCACGCCATCACCTACGCGGGCACGCTCGACGAGGTCGACCCGGAGCGAATCGGGGTGTGGGGATCGAGCTACTCCGGCGGGCACGCGCTCGTCCTCGGCGCGATCGACCGGCGGGTCAAGGCCGTGGTCACCCAGGTCCCGCTGGTCAGCGGGTCGGCCAATATCGGCGAGCTGGTGCGCGCCGACTTCCGCGCCGGGTTCCGCGCCCAGTTCGACGCCGACCGGGCGGCGCGGTTCGCCGGGGACCCACCGGCCATGGTGCCGGTGGTGGCGGAGAACCCCCTGGCGCCGTCGGCACTGCCCACGGCGGACTCCTGGACGTGGTTCACCGAGACCGGCAAGACCCGCGCCCCGGCCTGGCGCAACGAAGTCACCCTCCGCACCGTGGAGATGCTCGGCGAATACGAGCCCGAGAGCTACATCGGCCGGATCAGCCCGACCCCGCTGCTCATGCTCGTCGCCCGCGATGACCACCTCACGCCGGCGCGCCTGGCCATCGACGCCTACGAGCGCGCCCGCGAGCCGAAGAAGTTGGTGATCCTGCCCGGCGGGCACTTCGACGCGTACGTCGCCGGGTTCGACCGGGCCAGCGGTCCGGCCCGCGACTGGTTCGTCGAGCACCTCGGAGCGGGTGCCTGA
- a CDS encoding helix-turn-helix domain-containing protein: MTRHEGSMVRRRVLARQLRLLREEAGFTLEEAAPKLDFSVSKLSRIENAQILIDVHWVRGMLDLYDVGGDRWTELVELAREANQPGWWKAYGLGNNSYIAFETEARRVHIFSLGYVTGLLQTADYARALMVAVPVRRTQEQLDNEVAARVYRQQRLTSADNPLQLVTVIDESALHRTVGGAEVRQAQLDHLITLAGLDTVTLHVLPASAGAHAGLASGFTILHFGDLGEPDMAYVEHSLGALSLDKAGDVARARLTFERLSSDALDPAESLVLIRRLAGR; this comes from the coding sequence GTGACGCGGCACGAGGGGTCGATGGTCCGGCGGCGGGTGCTGGCCCGGCAGCTGCGGCTGCTGCGCGAGGAGGCCGGCTTCACCCTGGAGGAGGCGGCGCCCAAGCTGGACTTCTCGGTGAGCAAGCTGTCCCGGATCGAGAACGCCCAGATCCTCATCGACGTCCACTGGGTGCGGGGCATGCTCGACCTGTACGACGTGGGTGGGGATCGGTGGACCGAGCTGGTGGAGCTGGCTCGGGAGGCCAACCAGCCGGGGTGGTGGAAGGCCTACGGGCTGGGCAACAACAGCTACATCGCCTTCGAGACGGAGGCCAGGCGTGTCCACATCTTCAGCCTCGGTTACGTCACGGGACTGCTCCAGACCGCCGACTACGCCCGGGCACTGATGGTCGCGGTCCCGGTGCGGCGCACCCAGGAGCAGCTCGACAACGAGGTCGCCGCGCGGGTCTACCGCCAGCAGCGATTGACCTCGGCGGACAACCCGCTGCAGCTAGTCACGGTGATCGACGAGTCTGCGCTCCACAGAACTGTGGGCGGCGCTGAGGTCCGGCAAGCGCAGCTCGATCACCTCATCACGCTCGCCGGGCTCGACACGGTGACGCTTCACGTGCTGCCGGCGTCCGCGGGCGCACACGCCGGGCTCGCGTCGGGGTTCACGATTCTCCACTTCGGGGACCTGGGCGAGCCGGACATGGCTTACGTCGAGCACTCCCTCGGGGCCTTGAGTCTCGACAAGGCCGGAGACGTCGCGCGGGCTAGGCTGACGTTCGAGCGCTTGTCGTCCGACGCGCTCGACCCGGCCGAGTCGCTCGTGCTGATCCGTCGGCTGGCCGGGAGGTGA
- a CDS encoding DUF397 domain-containing protein has protein sequence MRDDELRWFTSSFSGGNGEGCVEVAFLPGAVAVRDTKDRALLPHRYPATSWVEFLAAVRAGEFSAR, from the coding sequence GTGCGTGACGACGAGCTCCGCTGGTTCACGAGCAGCTTCAGCGGCGGCAACGGTGAAGGGTGCGTCGAGGTGGCGTTCCTGCCCGGAGCGGTGGCGGTGCGCGACACGAAGGACCGCGCGCTTCTTCCGCACCGCTACCCGGCCACGTCGTGGGTGGAGTTCCTGGCCGCCGTCCGGGCGGGCGAGTTCTCCGCCCGTTGA
- a CDS encoding GNAT family N-acetyltransferase encodes MTPSPHPAGVPSPEPLVHPLDRACAEAAVEAVFAGLSPRSRYLRFHSPVPRLPDSVRARLVDIDGARHAAVVAEVRDLGPIGLAQVFGPGHGTADVAVAVVDAWQRRGIGKRLLTALAAVAEEIGYTELRGSILPENVAMQRLARSVLPWARPWFDGETVQFVAPIGPAAWTVTHEDLLADLVR; translated from the coding sequence ATGACCCCGTCTCCCCACCCCGCAGGCGTTCCGTCCCCCGAACCGCTCGTCCACCCGCTGGACCGCGCATGCGCAGAGGCCGCGGTCGAGGCGGTCTTCGCGGGCCTGTCCCCGCGCAGCCGCTACCTGCGCTTCCACTCCCCCGTGCCGCGCCTGCCGGACTCCGTGCGCGCCCGGCTGGTGGACATCGACGGCGCCCGCCACGCGGCCGTCGTCGCCGAGGTGCGCGACCTCGGGCCGATCGGGCTCGCCCAGGTCTTCGGGCCGGGGCACGGCACGGCCGACGTCGCCGTCGCCGTGGTGGACGCCTGGCAGCGGCGCGGGATCGGCAAGCGCCTGCTCACCGCATTGGCAGCGGTGGCAGAGGAGATCGGCTACACGGAGCTGCGCGGCTCGATCCTGCCGGAGAACGTGGCGATGCAACGACTCGCCCGCAGCGTCCTGCCCTGGGCACGGCCGTGGTTCGACGGGGAGACCGTGCAGTTCGTGGCCCCGATCGGCCCGGCGGCCTGGACCGTGACGCACGAGGACCTCCTCGCCGACCTGGTGCGCTAG